The Candidatus Cloacimonadota bacterium region TTGAAAATGGCAGGACTGCCCACAACTCACGATTTAGATTATTATGATTTTAATTTTTCAAACGGAGTGAGCAAGTTTGAGCTAAAGCAGTTGAGAGAACTGGTATGGTTAGAGCAAAATTACAATATTGTATTTATGGGACCATCAGGAACCGGCAAAACATTTATGGCATCAGGATTAATTTTTGAAGCCGTAAAACAGGGTTATAAATCTTACTTTTTAACAATGGAAGAACTTATAAACATCATCAGGTTAAAAGAAGTAACTTCATCAGCATTAGGCAAATACAATCGTTTGTTAAAATCACATTTAATAGCCATTGATGATATAATGATGTTCCCTATGAAAAAACATGAAGCAGTGGCATTTTTTAATTTGATTGATTATCTTCATGAAAAAAGCTCGGTGATAATTACAACCAATAAA contains the following coding sequences:
- the istB gene encoding IS21-like element helper ATPase IstB, with the protein product METQRKQIQSYAESLRLTHLKKNVESTIHQAQIDKPTYSEYTLTLLEQEVKQRRETDYQRRLKMAGLPTTHDLDYYDFNFSNGVSKFELKQLRELVWLEQNYNIVFMGPSGTGKTFMASGLIFEAVKQGYKSYFLTMEELINIIRLKEVTSSALGKYNRLLKSHLIAIDDIMMFPMKKHEAVAFFNLIDYLHEKSSVIITTNKSPKQWADALEDEVLSTALLDRILYRCEVIKLSGQSYRMENRKTIFNNNNNNDKDGNKKK